One window of Saprospiraceae bacterium genomic DNA carries:
- a CDS encoding TonB-dependent receptor codes for MNPLFKSLIYCFLGLFSFASFSQTAVITGILKDEQGAALIYANIGLFHSADSSLAKASNSNEAGHFEFKDLANGSYYLKSTYVGMEDFQHGGISLQNNASLDLGVLKMTTASINLKETTVSAKRSILEVKPDRLVFNVEGTINSIGSDALSLLRKAPSVTVDNNDNISLLGRSGVLVYLDGKRVPMSGQDLSNYLQNLPAEQIDRIDIITNPGAKYEAQGNAGIIDIRLKKDSNLGTNGTVNASYIQGKYPKYSASGTGNYRNKNLNLFGTLGAGQWVGFNIMKFQSFQNGLYLEEYNESRPNRKNYNYRLGTDYFLTKNQTIGVLINGFYNDGKNWGTNEVTIGSENTPELVDSILIAKTVSKNPRNNQSFNLNYRFDDKKNKSLNFDLDYAFYNNTNKRDQVNTYSSGEDRDKLSEHFNYFNTPSEIDILTLKLDYEHAAFKGKLGYGAKLSRVVTDNTYQVYDGKKDIGTINPYRSNRFNYDENVYAAYVSYNRLLGKQWSMNMGLRAEQTEATGDLIALLPELQEPPVILNYLSWFPSAGLNYKMSPQNSLGLNYSRRINRPDYNVLNPFNNQLSQLSYEKGNPYLSPEIVNNLELNYTLAYRFNFKLGYSLTTDQITRLIGPDDVDPRASFINWDNLATQKIWSFNASLPFQITKIWEAYFNLSGSHLDNQADYGNGAVVDLQAYTYSIFQQHSFSLPYGLKAEVSGYYSGPGIWGGVFVYESSWNLDAGIQKKFIQDKLNLKLSFSDIFYESGWEGVSVFDGLESFGNGRWDSRRINVNMSYRFGNDKVKSRKRTVGSEDEAGRVGGE; via the coding sequence ATGAACCCTTTATTTAAATCTCTAATTTATTGCTTTCTGGGCTTGTTTAGCTTTGCCAGTTTCTCTCAAACTGCTGTAATTACCGGCATCTTGAAAGATGAGCAGGGCGCTGCATTGATCTATGCCAACATCGGCTTGTTTCATTCGGCAGACAGCAGCCTGGCTAAAGCTTCAAATAGCAATGAAGCGGGTCATTTTGAATTTAAGGACCTCGCAAATGGTTCGTATTATTTAAAATCGACTTATGTGGGCATGGAAGATTTTCAACACGGTGGCATCAGCCTTCAAAACAATGCTTCCTTGGATTTGGGAGTCCTGAAAATGACTACCGCGTCCATCAATCTAAAAGAAACCACCGTGAGCGCCAAACGGAGCATTCTGGAAGTTAAACCGGATCGATTGGTGTTTAATGTGGAAGGCACCATCAATAGCATCGGATCAGACGCATTAAGTCTTTTGCGAAAGGCCCCCAGCGTGACGGTTGATAATAATGACAACATCAGTTTATTGGGTCGTTCGGGTGTGTTGGTTTATCTGGATGGTAAACGAGTCCCAATGAGTGGCCAGGATTTGAGCAATTATTTGCAAAACTTACCAGCCGAACAAATAGATCGCATTGACATCATCACCAATCCTGGAGCAAAATATGAAGCGCAGGGCAATGCTGGCATCATAGACATTCGGTTAAAAAAAGACAGCAATCTGGGGACCAATGGCACCGTAAATGCTTCATACATTCAAGGAAAATATCCAAAATACAGTGCTTCTGGTACTGGCAATTACAGAAATAAAAACTTGAATCTTTTTGGTACACTGGGAGCCGGTCAATGGGTCGGATTCAACATTATGAAATTCCAAAGTTTTCAAAATGGATTGTATCTCGAAGAATACAATGAATCCCGTCCGAATCGTAAAAATTATAACTACCGTTTGGGCACGGATTATTTTTTGACTAAAAATCAAACCATCGGGGTCTTAATCAACGGTTTTTACAATGATGGCAAAAACTGGGGCACCAATGAAGTCACCATTGGCTCTGAAAATACACCCGAATTGGTCGACAGCATATTAATTGCAAAAACGGTTTCAAAAAATCCCCGAAACAATCAAAGCTTCAATTTAAATTACCGTTTTGATGACAAGAAAAACAAGAGTTTGAATTTCGATTTGGATTATGCATTTTACAATAATACCAACAAACGGGATCAGGTAAATACGTATTCCAGTGGAGAAGATCGCGATAAATTATCCGAACATTTCAATTACTTCAATACGCCTTCTGAAATTGATATCCTCACATTAAAACTGGATTATGAACACGCTGCATTTAAAGGCAAATTGGGTTATGGCGCTAAATTAAGCCGGGTCGTAACAGACAATACCTATCAGGTGTATGATGGTAAAAAGGATATCGGTACCATCAATCCATATCGTTCTAATCGTTTTAATTACGATGAAAATGTTTATGCAGCTTACGTCAGTTACAACCGCTTGTTGGGCAAACAATGGTCTATGAATATGGGATTGCGTGCAGAACAAACAGAAGCTACCGGAGATTTAATCGCCCTGCTTCCCGAATTGCAAGAACCTCCTGTGATTCTAAATTACTTAAGCTGGTTTCCAAGTGCCGGATTAAATTATAAAATGTCTCCTCAAAATAGTCTGGGTTTAAATTACAGCCGACGGATCAATCGTCCGGATTACAATGTATTGAATCCATTTAACAATCAATTGAGTCAGTTGTCTTATGAAAAAGGAAATCCGTACTTATCTCCTGAAATTGTAAATAATCTGGAATTAAATTATACACTGGCCTATCGCTTTAATTTTAAATTGGGATACTCCTTAACAACCGATCAAATCACACGATTGATTGGACCGGATGATGTGGACCCCCGCGCGAGTTTTATTAATTGGGATAATTTAGCAACTCAAAAAATTTGGAGCTTTAATGCAAGCTTACCTTTTCAAATAACAAAAATATGGGAAGCCTATTTCAATTTGAGTGGATCGCATTTGGACAACCAGGCAGATTATGGAAATGGTGCAGTGGTCGATTTGCAAGCATATACCTATTCCATTTTTCAACAACATAGCTTCAGCCTACCCTATGGTTTAAAAGCAGAAGTTTCTGGATATTATTCAGGTCCCGGCATCTGGGGAGGAGTATTTGTATATGAAAGCAGTTGGAATTTAGATGCAGGTATTCAGAAAAAATTCATCCAGGATAAACTCAATCTTAAATTATCATTCAGCGATATATTCTATGAATCTGGATGGGAAGGCGTCTCCGTTTTCGATGGACTCGAATCCTTTGGAAATGGTCGCTGGGACAGTCGCCGCATCAATGTAAATATGAGTTATCGCTTTGGAAATGATAAAGTAAAAAGTCGCAAACGGACTGTTGGCTCAGAGGATGAGGCGGGAAGAGTTGGAGGAGAATAG
- the rpsO gene encoding 30S ribosomal protein S15, whose translation MGSFLTKEAKAGIFQQFGGSDKNTGKTESQIALFTARIKGLSDHLQTNKKDHSCRRALLHLVGKRKQLLNYLHSKDLVRYKTVLDQLGLRK comes from the coding sequence ATGGGTTCTTTCTTAACTAAAGAGGCTAAAGCAGGCATCTTTCAACAGTTTGGTGGTTCTGATAAAAACACCGGTAAAACAGAGTCTCAAATAGCACTTTTCACTGCTAGAATCAAAGGACTTTCCGACCATCTTCAAACCAATAAAAAAGATCACTCTTGCAGAAGGGCTTTACTCCATTTGGTAGGAAAACGGAAACAGTTACTTAACTATTTACACAGTAAAGATTTAGTTCGTTACAAAACAGTACTTGACCAATTAGGTCTGAGAAAATAA
- the pnp gene encoding polyribonucleotide nucleotidyltransferase: protein MGLKTPFSTSFQLPDGREVILETGKLGTQAHGSAVVKLGNTMLFASVVSNKEAKEGQDFFPLSVDYQEKFAAAGKIPGNFFRRESKLSDYEVLISRLVDRAIRPLFADTYLTETQIIINLISGDAETMPDALAGLAASTALSCSDIPWEGPISEVRVAKIDGKYVVNPNRTELSRATLDIIVAATLKNLMMVEGEANECQEHELIEAIKVAHEAIKVQCRAQLTLADMLGESIAKKREIPVVEEDQELTDFLQTNAATQIKTIAESALEKHARKDGFDAILKSCVEMLTATKGEEYTTENKRKIAGYFDKLKKHTIRHMVLDSGKRLDGRAKDEVRPIWTEIEYLPAAHGSAIFNRGETQSLTSVTLGTKDDEMLIDNAFNLYNEKFILHYNFPAFSVGEARPSRGPGRREVGHANLAARSLRKIMPDTFAYTTRIVSDILESNGSSSMATVCAASLALMDAGVPVKKPISGIAMGLISEGGKTSILTDILGDEDALGDMDFKVTGTAQGICGTQMDMKIDGLSYELLEEALNQAKQGRIHILDKMAETISVPNPDLKPHAPRIIEIIIEKSFIGAVIGPGGKIIQEMQAKTGTKINIEEVGDKGIINVAGTNKEGMDQAIAMIEKITFSPQIGDVYDATVASIFPFGVFVDFRNKSGLLHVSEMSHSRIDNVEDVFKVGDHVKVKLIGVDPKTGKLRLSRKAIMPKDGSSSF, encoded by the coding sequence ATGGGTTTAAAAACGCCTTTCTCTACCTCATTTCAACTTCCCGATGGGCGTGAGGTCATCCTAGAAACCGGAAAATTAGGCACCCAGGCGCATGGCTCGGCCGTCGTCAAATTGGGCAATACGATGCTGTTTGCTTCTGTAGTTTCTAATAAGGAAGCTAAAGAAGGGCAGGATTTCTTCCCACTTTCCGTTGATTATCAGGAAAAATTTGCAGCCGCTGGTAAAATTCCCGGGAATTTCTTTAGAAGAGAATCCAAACTTTCAGATTATGAAGTGTTGATTTCCCGATTGGTAGATCGTGCAATTCGTCCTTTGTTTGCTGATACCTATCTTACAGAAACTCAGATTATTATAAACTTGATTTCAGGAGATGCTGAAACCATGCCCGATGCATTGGCTGGCTTGGCAGCTTCAACCGCTTTATCTTGTTCGGATATTCCTTGGGAAGGTCCAATTTCAGAAGTTCGGGTTGCTAAAATTGATGGCAAGTATGTAGTTAATCCAAATCGTACGGAATTGTCACGTGCCACTCTCGATATCATTGTAGCAGCCACATTAAAAAACCTCATGATGGTTGAAGGGGAAGCCAATGAGTGTCAGGAACATGAATTGATCGAAGCAATTAAAGTAGCACATGAAGCCATAAAGGTTCAATGTCGCGCCCAGTTGACGCTGGCAGATATGCTAGGGGAATCCATTGCTAAAAAAAGAGAAATCCCAGTAGTTGAAGAAGATCAGGAATTAACAGATTTCTTGCAAACCAATGCAGCAACTCAAATAAAAACAATTGCAGAATCCGCTTTGGAAAAGCATGCACGTAAAGATGGGTTCGATGCCATCCTTAAGTCTTGTGTAGAAATGTTGACCGCAACCAAAGGGGAAGAATATACTACTGAGAACAAACGGAAAATTGCAGGCTATTTCGATAAATTAAAGAAACATACCATCCGTCACATGGTACTCGATTCAGGCAAACGTTTGGATGGTAGGGCCAAAGACGAGGTTCGACCGATTTGGACAGAAATTGAATATTTGCCAGCTGCTCACGGATCTGCAATTTTCAATCGGGGAGAAACCCAGTCTTTAACATCGGTAACGCTGGGAACCAAAGACGATGAAATGCTGATTGACAATGCATTCAATCTTTACAACGAAAAGTTTATCCTTCATTATAATTTTCCTGCATTTTCAGTTGGGGAAGCAAGACCATCACGCGGTCCGGGACGTAGAGAAGTTGGTCACGCAAATTTAGCGGCGCGCTCTTTGCGTAAAATCATGCCAGATACATTCGCATATACCACACGGATTGTTTCTGATATCCTCGAATCAAATGGTTCGTCTTCCATGGCCACTGTGTGTGCAGCTTCTCTGGCTTTAATGGATGCAGGGGTTCCTGTAAAAAAACCAATTTCAGGGATTGCTATGGGTTTGATTTCTGAAGGGGGAAAAACGTCTATCCTTACCGACATCCTGGGTGATGAAGACGCCTTGGGCGATATGGATTTTAAAGTAACCGGAACGGCTCAGGGAATTTGTGGTACTCAAATGGATATGAAAATTGATGGCCTTTCTTATGAATTACTGGAAGAAGCATTGAACCAGGCGAAACAAGGTCGTATTCATATTTTAGATAAAATGGCAGAGACGATTTCAGTACCAAATCCGGATTTGAAACCGCATGCTCCACGGATTATTGAAATCATCATAGAGAAGAGCTTTATCGGTGCAGTGATTGGACCTGGTGGAAAAATTATCCAGGAAATGCAAGCCAAAACCGGTACTAAAATTAATATCGAGGAAGTAGGCGATAAAGGAATTATAAACGTAGCCGGAACCAATAAAGAAGGAATGGATCAAGCCATTGCCATGATTGAAAAAATTACCTTTTCACCTCAGATAGGAGATGTATACGATGCAACCGTTGCATCGATCTTTCCATTCGGAGTATTTGTTGACTTCAGAAATAAATCCGGTTTGTTGCATGTCAGCGAAATGTCTCACAGCCGCATCGACAACGTAGAAGATGTATTTAAAGTCGGAGATCATGTCAAAGTAAAACTGATTGGAGTGGATCCTAAGACTGGTAAACTGCGCTTATCCAGAAAAGCAATCATGCCAAAAGACGGAAGCTCCTCTTTTTAA
- a CDS encoding RNA polymerase sigma factor RpoD/SigA translates to MRQLKISQKITNRESIALERYLADIARIDTIAPEEEVELAKRIKSGDQDALDKLVQANLRFVVSVAKQYQNNGLTLNDLINEGNVGLLKAAKRFDETRGFKFITFAVWWIRQSILTAIIENSRMIRLPYNKFHSQKQINTAYQSFLQQFEREPSPEEISELFGMKPEDVYNILQSNNKTISLDSPVDGQEGSFEFIDTIGDDSIAAPDMGLMKDSMKEELKFALIQLSPREREVITLLYGLEGTMPKGLDEVAESFGISVERMRQVRDHAFKRLKRLFKRYNMKPLNN, encoded by the coding sequence ATGCGGCAATTAAAAATTTCACAAAAAATTACCAACAGGGAGAGCATTGCGCTCGAACGCTATCTGGCAGACATTGCAAGAATTGATACCATTGCCCCAGAGGAAGAAGTTGAGTTAGCCAAACGGATTAAATCAGGTGATCAAGATGCTTTAGATAAATTGGTACAAGCAAATTTGAGATTTGTAGTAAGTGTTGCCAAACAATATCAAAACAACGGACTCACATTAAACGATTTGATCAATGAAGGCAATGTCGGTTTATTAAAAGCTGCAAAGCGATTTGATGAAACCCGAGGCTTTAAATTTATAACGTTTGCAGTCTGGTGGATTCGACAATCCATTTTAACAGCCATCATTGAGAATTCAAGAATGATTCGCTTGCCTTACAACAAATTTCACAGTCAAAAACAAATCAATACCGCATATCAATCTTTTTTACAACAATTTGAAAGAGAACCAAGCCCAGAGGAAATTTCAGAGTTGTTTGGTATGAAACCAGAAGACGTTTACAACATTCTACAATCCAATAATAAAACCATCTCTTTAGACTCTCCGGTAGATGGTCAGGAAGGCAGCTTTGAATTCATTGACACCATCGGCGACGATTCCATTGCAGCACCTGATATGGGCTTGATGAAAGATTCAATGAAAGAAGAATTAAAATTTGCATTGATTCAGTTGTCACCCAGAGAGCGTGAAGTCATCACCTTACTGTATGGATTAGAAGGCACCATGCCCAAAGGATTGGATGAAGTTGCCGAATCCTTTGGCATTTCAGTAGAGCGTATGCGCCAGGTACGCGATCACGCATTTAAGAGACTGAAACGATTGTTTAAGCGCTATAATATGAAACCGCTAAATAACTAA